A genomic segment from Streptomyces sp. NBC_00654 encodes:
- a CDS encoding class I adenylate-forming enzyme family protein: MPAPDPVGPAPADPGATARIEASLTAPGAPFAVTRAEHGPLVYVDGPRTLREFVETTWAYGDRPFLIADERRYSYGEFFAAASALACRLSGTYGLRPGDRAVVAMRNHPEWQIAFWAVQLAGLVAVPLNAWWTEEEFAYALDDCEPRVLLVDGERLPRVAGWAGRAGARVVLFHGGPPAGGADAARVERYEDLPAPDPMAAPPDVEVRPEDDATIIYTSGTTGRPKGAVATHLAQAGAALNPRYHAAASALGRGVLPGQGPAPVSLMTFPFFHVAAFTAFYAAMAAGGSLVLMRKWDVPEALRLIREHGVTHYAGVPATALQLLAAASEGADEGLESLAMLNTGGAAAPPDLVARLTARYGERIEPRNGYGLTETSGGVLANFGAEYRAHPDSVGRPTPTTEVRIAGPRGEALPDGEAGELWLRGQALVRGYWRDEEATAAAFTDGWFRTGDLAVLREGRISIVDRIKDMVIRGGENVYCIEVEATLHDHPDVEDAAVLGVEHPVLGEEVAAVVRLRTGAAVTADGLREHVGRHLAAFKVPAHVLFTDEPLPRNATGKILKRELRGPVRDRVQEQEQEQEQA, translated from the coding sequence ATGCCTGCCCCGGACCCGGTCGGGCCCGCCCCCGCGGACCCCGGAGCCACCGCTCGAATCGAGGCCTCCCTCACCGCGCCCGGCGCTCCCTTCGCGGTGACGCGTGCCGAACACGGGCCGCTGGTCTACGTGGACGGGCCGCGCACGCTCCGCGAGTTCGTGGAGACCACCTGGGCGTACGGCGACCGGCCGTTCCTGATCGCCGACGAACGCCGGTACTCCTACGGCGAGTTCTTCGCCGCGGCCTCCGCCCTCGCGTGCAGGCTCAGCGGGACGTACGGGCTGCGCCCCGGCGACCGGGCCGTCGTCGCGATGCGCAACCACCCCGAGTGGCAGATCGCGTTCTGGGCCGTGCAGCTGGCCGGACTGGTCGCCGTACCGCTCAACGCCTGGTGGACCGAGGAGGAGTTCGCGTACGCCCTCGACGACTGCGAACCGCGTGTGCTCCTGGTCGACGGGGAGCGGTTGCCCAGGGTGGCGGGCTGGGCGGGGAGGGCCGGGGCGCGCGTGGTGCTGTTCCATGGCGGGCCGCCCGCCGGGGGCGCCGATGCGGCGCGTGTGGAGCGGTACGAGGACCTTCCCGCCCCCGACCCGATGGCCGCGCCGCCCGACGTGGAGGTCCGGCCCGAGGACGACGCCACGATCATCTACACCTCCGGCACCACCGGGCGTCCCAAGGGAGCCGTCGCCACCCATCTCGCCCAGGCCGGAGCCGCCCTGAACCCGCGCTATCACGCCGCGGCCTCCGCGCTGGGGCGCGGGGTCCTCCCGGGGCAGGGGCCCGCGCCGGTCTCGCTGATGACGTTCCCGTTCTTCCACGTCGCCGCGTTCACCGCTTTCTACGCGGCGATGGCGGCGGGAGGCTCGCTCGTCCTGATGCGCAAGTGGGACGTGCCCGAGGCGCTCCGGCTGATCCGCGAGCACGGCGTCACGCACTACGCCGGAGTCCCGGCCACCGCGCTCCAGCTGCTCGCCGCCGCCTCCGAGGGGGCGGACGAGGGGCTGGAGAGCCTGGCGATGCTCAACACGGGCGGCGCCGCCGCTCCGCCGGACCTGGTGGCCCGGCTCACCGCCCGGTACGGCGAGCGGATCGAGCCCCGCAACGGCTACGGCCTCACCGAGACGAGCGGCGGCGTCCTGGCGAACTTCGGCGCCGAGTACCGGGCCCACCCGGACAGCGTCGGCCGCCCGACCCCGACCACCGAGGTACGGATCGCCGGGCCGCGGGGCGAGGCGCTGCCGGACGGCGAGGCCGGAGAGCTGTGGCTGCGCGGCCAGGCGCTGGTCCGGGGCTACTGGCGCGACGAGGAGGCGACCGCCGCGGCGTTCACCGACGGCTGGTTCCGTACGGGCGACCTCGCCGTGCTGCGGGAGGGCCGGATCAGCATCGTCGACCGGATCAAGGACATGGTGATCCGGGGCGGCGAGAACGTGTACTGCATCGAGGTCGAGGCCACTCTGCACGACCACCCCGATGTCGAGGACGCGGCCGTGCTCGGGGTGGAGCACCCCGTGCTGGGGGAGGAGGTCGCGGCCGTCGTCCGGCTGCGTACCGGTGCGGCGGTCACGGCGGACGGGCTGCGGGAGCACGTCGGGCGGCATCTGGCCGCGTTCAAGGTGCCGGCCCATGTCCTGTTCACCGATGAGCCGCTGCCCCGCAACGCGACCGGGAAGATCCTCAAGCGGGAACTGCGCGGCCCGGTCCGCGACCGGGTGCAGGAGCAGGAGCAGGAGCAGGAGCAGGCGTAA
- a CDS encoding M6 family metalloprotease domain-containing protein — protein MQQPRHRIRRYRRPAALAGATALVIAAMASASSTLPVSGPAAAGPVAAVPESGDGPCRIPATMGVQMSEGMPTPPGYSRSTGQVRALNLMIDFPDAPGSGTAEDRFAEFFPQTSDWFRTSSYGRLDYRPEAPVKTWLRMPLPFAEYGIERGSPYEPGYRKLVKDLVEVADPRVDFSAYDLVNVLVTPNAGPSALDTVLSVTFSGNDDAPYADGVPLANTSFVYSRQDDGSGSYAETGYRVLPHENGHVFGLPDLYTMEGGGSVGHWDIMSEDWGANNDFLGWHKWKLGWLDNSQISCASRPGTSDHVLGPLATTGGTKLAFVPLGAQSGYAVEVRTAAGNDEAVCRPGVLVYKVSSDVDTGQGPVSVADSTEDSGGCTRRPNVHAELSDAPFRPGETFTDRANGIRISVLGKDSAGDYRIRITRP, from the coding sequence ATGCAGCAGCCCCGCCACCGGATACGCAGATACCGCCGCCCGGCCGCTCTCGCCGGAGCCACCGCCCTGGTCATCGCGGCCATGGCATCGGCCAGCTCCACCCTCCCCGTATCCGGGCCCGCCGCCGCGGGCCCGGTGGCCGCCGTGCCGGAGTCCGGGGACGGCCCCTGCCGGATCCCGGCCACCATGGGCGTACAGATGTCGGAGGGCATGCCGACCCCGCCCGGCTACTCCCGTTCCACCGGTCAGGTCCGAGCGCTCAATCTGATGATCGACTTCCCGGACGCACCGGGTTCCGGGACGGCCGAGGACCGGTTCGCGGAGTTCTTCCCGCAGACCTCGGACTGGTTCCGGACCAGCTCCTACGGCCGACTCGACTACCGGCCCGAGGCCCCGGTGAAGACCTGGCTGCGGATGCCGCTGCCGTTCGCGGAGTACGGGATAGAGCGCGGCTCACCCTACGAACCGGGCTACCGCAAGCTCGTCAAGGACCTCGTCGAGGTCGCCGACCCGAGGGTGGACTTCTCCGCGTACGACCTGGTCAATGTGCTGGTCACCCCGAACGCCGGGCCCTCGGCGCTGGACACCGTCCTGTCGGTGACCTTCTCCGGCAACGACGACGCCCCGTACGCGGACGGTGTCCCGCTCGCCAACACCTCGTTCGTCTACAGCCGCCAGGACGACGGCTCCGGCTCGTACGCCGAGACGGGCTACCGCGTCCTGCCGCACGAGAACGGCCATGTCTTCGGGCTGCCCGACCTCTACACCATGGAGGGCGGCGGCTCCGTCGGGCACTGGGACATCATGTCCGAGGACTGGGGGGCCAACAACGACTTCCTCGGCTGGCACAAGTGGAAGCTCGGCTGGCTCGACAACAGCCAGATCAGCTGCGCCTCCCGGCCCGGCACCAGTGACCACGTCCTCGGCCCGCTGGCCACCACCGGCGGGACCAAGCTCGCCTTCGTGCCACTGGGCGCCCAGTCCGGCTACGCGGTGGAGGTACGGACGGCCGCGGGCAACGACGAGGCGGTCTGCCGGCCCGGCGTACTGGTCTACAAGGTCAGCTCCGACGTGGACACCGGCCAGGGCCCGGTCTCCGTCGCGGACAGCACCGAGGACAGCGGCGGCTGCACCCGGCGGCCCAATGTGCACGCCGAGCTGTCCGACGCGCCGTTCCGGCCCGGCGAGACGTTCACCGACCGGGCCAACGGCATACGGATATCCGTGCTCGGCAAGGACTCGGCGGGCGACTACCGGATACGGATCACCCGCCCCTGA
- a CDS encoding TetR/AcrR family transcriptional regulator produces the protein MQTVDETAAPAARRRTPRPRADALRNRERIVAAAREMFVEFGPEVPLDDVARRAGVGNATLYRNFPDRAALTHEVVLAVTSRTTDRAEEAVAAESDPFAALSRFVHAAADERIGALCPMLSGVFDKDHPDLLAERRRLEEAVEGLVRRAMTAGRLRTDIAVGDVLVALSQLTRPLPGTACLDIDRFAHRHLQLFLDGLETPARSVLPGSAATLEDMRRRS, from the coding sequence GTGCAGACCGTCGACGAAACCGCAGCACCGGCAGCCCGGCGCCGTACGCCCCGTCCGCGGGCCGACGCGCTGCGCAACCGGGAGCGGATCGTGGCGGCCGCCCGCGAGATGTTCGTCGAGTTCGGACCCGAGGTCCCGCTCGACGATGTCGCGCGCCGGGCCGGAGTCGGCAATGCCACGCTCTACCGGAACTTCCCCGACCGGGCGGCGCTGACCCACGAGGTCGTCCTCGCGGTCACCTCCCGCACCACCGACCGGGCCGAAGAGGCCGTCGCGGCGGAGTCCGATCCGTTCGCCGCGCTCAGCCGCTTCGTGCACGCGGCCGCCGACGAACGGATCGGCGCCCTGTGTCCGATGCTCTCCGGCGTCTTCGACAAGGACCACCCCGACCTGCTCGCCGAGCGCCGGCGCCTCGAAGAGGCCGTCGAAGGGCTTGTGCGGCGGGCCATGACCGCGGGGCGGCTGCGCACCGACATCGCCGTCGGTGACGTACTCGTCGCCCTCTCCCAGCTCACCCGGCCACTGCCCGGCACCGCCTGCCTGGACATCGACCGGTTCGCCCACCGCCATCTGCAGCTGTTCCTGGACGGCCTGGAAACCCCGGCCCGCTCCGTACTGCCCGGATCGGCGGCGACCTTGGAGGACATGCGGCGTCGCTCCTGA
- a CDS encoding MFS transporter, producing MSKTADTLLPDPSRWKALAFIALAQLMVVLDATIVNIALPSAQTDLGISEGNKQWVITAYALAFGGLLLFGGRIADLWGRKRTFVVGLIGFALASALGGAATGEAMMFGSRALQGAFGALLAPAALSLLAVMFTDARERAKAFGIYGAIAGGGGAVGLILGGFLTEYLNWRWTFFVNIPFAVIAAAGAYFVIREPAGGRNRSPLDIPGVILSTLGLVALVYGFTRAESAGWSDALTVSMFVAAGALLLAFVVTESRVKSPLLPLRVLTERNRGGVYLSLGLAVIAMFGLFLFLTYYLQVVKGYSPVKTGFAFLPMIAGMITGSTQIGTRLMTRVPPRLLMGPGFLVAALGMLFLTQLDIDTSYASVILPGQLLLGLGMGTAFMPAMSLATHGIEPRDAGVASAMVNTSQQVGGAIGTALLNTIAAGATTAYVAEHAARATDPKLLELQAMVSGFASAIWWAVGILVAASAIAVTMINTGRPGAGPGVGPGSAGSAGSAGSGRGAGAEDEFKIPVIAH from the coding sequence ATGTCAAAAACGGCCGACACCCTGCTTCCCGACCCAAGTCGCTGGAAAGCCCTGGCCTTCATCGCGCTCGCCCAGCTGATGGTCGTCCTCGACGCGACCATCGTGAACATCGCGCTGCCGTCCGCCCAGACGGACCTCGGGATCTCCGAAGGCAACAAGCAGTGGGTCATCACCGCCTACGCGCTCGCCTTCGGCGGACTCCTGCTGTTCGGCGGACGCATCGCCGACCTCTGGGGCCGTAAGCGCACGTTCGTCGTCGGCCTGATCGGCTTCGCGCTGGCCTCCGCCCTCGGCGGAGCGGCCACGGGCGAGGCGATGATGTTCGGCTCCCGCGCGCTTCAGGGTGCCTTCGGCGCGCTGCTCGCACCGGCCGCCCTCTCGCTGCTCGCCGTGATGTTCACCGATGCCAGGGAGCGCGCCAAGGCGTTCGGCATCTACGGGGCCATCGCCGGTGGCGGTGGCGCGGTCGGCCTGATCCTGGGCGGCTTCCTCACCGAGTACCTGAACTGGCGCTGGACGTTCTTCGTCAACATCCCGTTCGCGGTGATCGCCGCGGCGGGCGCGTACTTCGTCATCCGTGAGCCGGCCGGCGGCCGCAACCGCTCGCCGCTCGACATCCCCGGTGTGATCCTGTCCACGCTCGGCCTCGTCGCCCTGGTGTACGGGTTCACCCGTGCCGAGTCGGCCGGCTGGTCCGACGCGCTGACCGTCTCCATGTTCGTCGCGGCCGGAGCGCTGCTGCTGGCCTTCGTCGTGACCGAGTCGCGGGTGAAGTCGCCGCTGCTGCCGCTGCGCGTCCTGACCGAGCGCAACCGCGGCGGGGTCTACCTCTCGCTGGGTCTCGCCGTCATCGCGATGTTCGGCCTGTTCCTGTTCCTGACCTACTACCTCCAGGTCGTGAAGGGGTACTCGCCGGTCAAGACCGGCTTCGCGTTCCTCCCGATGATCGCGGGCATGATCACCGGCTCGACCCAGATCGGCACCCGGCTGATGACCCGTGTGCCCCCGCGCCTGCTGATGGGCCCCGGCTTCCTGGTCGCCGCCCTCGGCATGCTGTTCCTCACCCAGCTGGACATCGACACCAGCTACGCGAGCGTCATCCTGCCCGGTCAGCTGCTGCTCGGCCTCGGCATGGGCACGGCCTTCATGCCCGCCATGTCCCTGGCCACGCACGGTATCGAGCCGCGCGACGCGGGTGTCGCCTCCGCGATGGTCAACACCTCGCAGCAGGTCGGCGGCGCCATCGGCACGGCGCTGCTGAACACCATCGCGGCCGGCGCCACCACGGCGTACGTCGCCGAGCACGCCGCCCGCGCCACGGACCCGAAGCTTCTGGAGCTCCAGGCGATGGTCAGCGGTTTCGCCAGCGCCATCTGGTGGGCGGTCGGCATCCTCGTGGCGGCTTCCGCCATCGCGGTGACGATGATCAACACCGGGCGTCCGGGCGCGGGGCCGGGCGTGGGTCCGGGTTCGGCCGGTTCTGCCGGGTCTGCCGGTTCGGGCCGGGGCGCCGGTGCCGAGGACGAGTTCAAGATCCCCGTCATCGCGCACTGA
- a CDS encoding MarR family winged helix-turn-helix transcriptional regulator, protein MEYMTTASTSAPRWLTDDEQSVWRAYLHATTLLEDHLDRQLQRDAGMPHIYYGLLVQLAQAPRRQMRMTELARNAKITRSRLSHAVARLEKSGWVRREDCPSDKRGQNAVLTDEGHEMLRRSAPGHVTAVRQAMFERLTPEQVRSLGEIMRVLATGLEPEGTDADLPWLR, encoded by the coding sequence GTGGAGTACATGACCACGGCATCCACCAGCGCGCCGCGCTGGCTCACCGACGACGAACAGAGCGTCTGGCGTGCCTATCTGCATGCCACCACGCTCCTGGAGGATCACCTCGACCGCCAGTTGCAGCGCGACGCCGGCATGCCGCACATCTATTACGGACTGCTCGTCCAGCTCGCCCAGGCGCCCCGGCGCCAGATGCGGATGACCGAGCTGGCCAGGAACGCGAAGATCACCCGTTCCCGGCTCTCGCACGCCGTCGCGCGGCTGGAGAAGAGCGGCTGGGTGCGGCGCGAGGACTGCCCGTCCGACAAACGCGGCCAGAACGCGGTGCTCACGGACGAGGGCCACGAGATGCTCCGCCGCTCGGCACCGGGGCACGTCACCGCCGTACGGCAGGCGATGTTCGAACGGCTCACGCCCGAGCAGGTGCGCAGCCTCGGCGAGATCATGCGGGTACTCGCCACCGGTCTGGAGCCGGAGGGTACGGACGCGGATCTGCCCTGGCTCCGCTGA
- a CDS encoding dioxygenase codes for MTVTAERMPALYLSHGAPPLADDPVWPGQLAAWSAGLPRPRAILMVSAHWEEAPLALGATEPVPLVYDFWGFPEHYYAVRYDAPGAPRLAESVRKLLRGAGTPVQDIPDRGLDHGAYVPLVEMFPGADIPVLQISMPTLDPRKLMDIGRKLAPLRDEGVLIVGSGFFTHNLAALRHPGGGIPGWSAEFDDWGDRALQEQDIDALLDFEHKSPAGRLAHPRTEHFAPLFVTLGASEDELDRGRSVIDGFWMGLAKRSVQFG; via the coding sequence ATGACTGTCACCGCGGAGCGGATGCCCGCCCTCTACCTCTCGCACGGCGCACCGCCGCTCGCCGACGACCCGGTCTGGCCCGGCCAGCTGGCCGCCTGGTCCGCGGGGCTGCCCCGCCCCCGCGCGATCCTGATGGTGTCCGCGCACTGGGAGGAGGCCCCGCTCGCGCTGGGCGCCACCGAGCCCGTGCCGCTGGTCTACGACTTCTGGGGCTTCCCCGAGCACTACTACGCCGTGCGGTACGACGCCCCGGGCGCCCCGCGGCTGGCCGAGAGCGTGCGCAAACTGCTGCGCGGCGCCGGTACGCCGGTGCAGGACATCCCGGACCGCGGGCTCGATCACGGTGCGTATGTGCCGCTGGTGGAGATGTTCCCGGGTGCCGACATCCCCGTACTCCAGATCTCCATGCCCACGCTGGACCCGCGGAAGCTGATGGACATCGGGCGCAAACTCGCCCCTCTGCGCGACGAGGGCGTACTGATCGTCGGCAGCGGCTTCTTCACACACAACCTGGCGGCCCTGCGGCACCCGGGCGGCGGCATCCCCGGCTGGTCGGCCGAGTTCGACGACTGGGGCGACCGGGCGCTCCAGGAGCAGGACATCGATGCCCTGCTGGACTTCGAGCACAAGTCTCCGGCGGGCCGGCTGGCGCACCCGCGCACCGAGCACTTCGCGCCCCTGTTCGTGACGCTGGGCGCCTCCGAGGACGAACTCGACCGCGGGCGCAGCGTCATCGACGGATTCTGGATGGGGCTGGCGAAGCGCTCGGTGCAGTTCGGCTGA
- a CDS encoding questin oxidase family protein — translation MDDTTGTLDEALERLHLSGPERDGWLSNHGPMAVEALVRHGQAPAVHRWLDHYKAKLEDMPDTDAPVTARNWREALGDPRRIADWTAYFERETAERPWRDVLAEWWPTLLPGIAAGATHPVIRVGHSVRTLLAGEPTAPRVQELAHALGYWAARHQPLPDLPTLTPAPSAAAALDAVPAVAVQSGGVLDRLAQLTGFPGWPERTPAGPDAARTALEELVRASTHRYATHGYGEPIMLVHAATAPNAVLRTLPALPRELWAPSLAAAWAASAAVTAAYTPAAPAPYAPAATTAEELFERAAAHGDDHTIKFTDTALDVGDATALAAARRAIELNPPAL, via the coding sequence ATGGACGACACCACAGGAACCCTCGACGAAGCCCTGGAGCGCCTCCATCTCTCGGGTCCCGAGCGCGACGGCTGGCTCAGCAATCACGGGCCGATGGCCGTGGAGGCACTGGTACGGCACGGCCAGGCCCCGGCCGTGCACCGCTGGCTCGACCACTACAAGGCGAAGCTGGAGGACATGCCGGACACCGATGCGCCGGTGACCGCACGGAACTGGCGGGAGGCGCTCGGCGATCCGCGCCGCATCGCCGACTGGACGGCGTACTTCGAGCGGGAGACGGCCGAGCGTCCCTGGCGCGACGTACTCGCCGAGTGGTGGCCGACCCTGCTGCCCGGCATCGCGGCGGGCGCCACCCACCCGGTGATCCGGGTGGGCCACTCCGTACGCACCCTGCTGGCCGGGGAGCCGACCGCGCCCCGCGTCCAGGAGCTGGCCCACGCTCTCGGCTACTGGGCCGCCCGGCACCAGCCGCTGCCGGACCTCCCCACGCTCACCCCCGCGCCGAGCGCCGCCGCCGCGCTGGACGCGGTGCCCGCGGTGGCCGTGCAGAGCGGCGGCGTACTGGACCGGCTGGCGCAGCTCACCGGATTCCCGGGCTGGCCCGAGCGGACTCCCGCCGGCCCGGACGCCGCCCGCACCGCACTCGAGGAGCTGGTCCGGGCCTCGACCCACCGTTACGCCACTCACGGGTACGGCGAGCCGATCATGCTGGTACACGCGGCGACCGCGCCCAACGCGGTGCTGCGCACCCTGCCCGCGCTCCCCCGCGAGCTGTGGGCCCCGAGCCTGGCGGCGGCCTGGGCCGCGAGCGCCGCGGTCACCGCCGCCTACACACCCGCCGCACCTGCCCCGTACGCACCGGCGGCCACCACGGCCGAGGAACTGTTCGAGCGGGCGGCCGCGCACGGCGACGACCACACCATCAAGTTCACCGACACCGCGCTGGACGTCGGCGACGCGACCGCCCTCGCGGCGGCCCGGCGCGCGATCGAACTGAACCCGCCGGCCCTGTAG
- a CDS encoding RNA polymerase sigma factor RpoD/SigA, translated as MATRAVARRSSTTGGTDRASSVRATGEIADRDLVGMYLDEIARTPLLDAAKEVDLSQTIEAGVYAQQILDGEVESEAGGAKREELEALVAEGERAKDIFIRSNLRLVVAVARRYPRAGLPLLDLIQEGNAGLVRAVEKFDYAKGFKFSTYATWWIRQAITRSIADQSRTIRLPVHLVEELGRIRRVQREFNREHGRDPEHAEIAAELDSNAERVGNVLDWARDPVSLNMSVDDDGDTQFGDLLEDTSAVSPEQSVMTLLRSEELEDLIGKLDNRTASIIKMRYGIEDGRERTLTEVGKEHGLTRERIRQIEKHALLELKRMAHDTGFDAAA; from the coding sequence ATGGCAACCCGTGCCGTCGCCCGTCGTTCGTCCACCACCGGTGGGACCGACCGGGCAAGCAGTGTTCGCGCCACAGGCGAGATCGCCGATCGCGACCTGGTCGGCATGTACCTGGACGAGATCGCACGCACACCACTGCTCGACGCCGCGAAGGAAGTCGACCTCTCGCAGACCATCGAGGCGGGCGTCTACGCCCAGCAGATCCTCGACGGCGAAGTGGAGAGCGAAGCCGGTGGGGCGAAGCGTGAGGAGCTGGAGGCGCTGGTCGCCGAGGGCGAGCGCGCCAAGGACATATTCATCCGTTCCAACCTCCGGCTCGTCGTTGCCGTGGCCCGACGCTATCCGCGGGCGGGGCTGCCCCTGCTCGACCTGATCCAGGAGGGCAACGCGGGCCTGGTGCGCGCGGTCGAGAAGTTCGACTACGCCAAGGGCTTCAAGTTCTCCACGTACGCGACGTGGTGGATCCGTCAGGCCATCACGCGTTCCATAGCCGACCAGTCCCGCACCATCCGGCTTCCCGTCCACCTGGTGGAGGAGCTCGGCCGGATACGCCGGGTACAGCGCGAGTTCAACCGCGAGCACGGACGCGACCCGGAGCACGCGGAGATCGCCGCCGAGCTCGACTCCAACGCTGAGCGGGTCGGCAATGTCCTGGACTGGGCCCGTGACCCGGTCAGCCTGAACATGTCCGTGGACGACGACGGCGACACGCAGTTCGGTGATCTGCTGGAGGACACCTCCGCCGTCTCGCCCGAGCAGTCCGTGATGACCTTGCTGCGCAGCGAGGAGCTGGAGGACCTGATCGGCAAGCTGGACAACCGGACGGCTTCGATCATCAAGATGCGCTACGGCATAGAGGACGGCCGCGAGCGGACCCTCACCGAGGTGGGCAAGGAACACGGCCTCACCCGGGAGCGGATCCGCCAGATCGAGAAGCACGCGTTGCTCGAATTGAAGCGAATGGCTCACGACACGGGCTTTGACGCTGCG